The Solirubrobacter pauli sequence GGCGCGTTCCCGGCGCTCGCCGCGGACCCGCGCGGCGCGATGCTGGCCTGGTTCGCCGATGGCGTCCGCGTGCGTGGCGTCGAGCCGCAGGCGGTCGCCGCCGAGATGCCGGGCACGGCGGGCCTTGCGGCCGGGCGGCCGTCGCTCGCCGTCACCGGCGGGCGGTCCGTCGTGGCGTTCCGCGACCAGGTGTGGACGGCCGGCGCGCCCTCGACCCTGCGCCTGGAACGCGCCACCGAGTCCGCCGTGTCCGCGGACGCGCGCGGGCGCGTCTGGGCCACGTGGACCGACGGCGCGCGGGTGTGGACGGCACGGTCGGACCGGGACGTGTCCGAGCTCGGCGCGGCGGTGGACCTGGGCGCGCTGCCGGCGTCCCACCTGCAGGTGAACGCGACGAACACCGCGGCGCACGTCCTGGCGGCGGCGAACGGAGTCTCGTACCTGCGGCGCGTGCTGCCCGGGCTGACGCTCGAGGAGCGCCACCGGCGGGAGATCTTCACGTTCTCCGTGACCGACGCGGGGGAGCCCGTGCGCGGCGCCGTCGTGAAGGTGCGCGGGCGGTCCGGCAAGACGGATCGCAACGGGCGCGTGACGCTCCGGGTGTCCGGGCGCAAGGCGCGCGTGACGGCGACTTTGAAGGGCTACACGAGCGCGAGGTTGACGACGAAGTGAGCTACTCGGTCCTTGGCGGCGGCGAGGCGTTCTGGCGCCCGTCGAATCAGATGGGCGTGCTGAATACGGACCTGGCGAAGCAGCTGGGGGTCGACGGGTTCGGCGCGCGGCTGTGGCGGCTGCGGCCCGGCCAGGCGTCCACGAAGCACCGGCATCGGCTCACGGCCGAGCTCTACGTGGTGCTGGACGGCGAAGGGCGCATGCGGGTCGACGAGGACTCACTGGTCCTGCCGCGGCTGTCGGCGGTGTTCGTCTCGCCCGACTCGGTGCGGCAGCTGTTCAACGACGGCGACGCCGACGTGCTGTGGCTCGTGTTCGGGGCTCCGGGGGAGGCGGCGAACACGCTCGAGATGGACGAGGAGACGATGGCGTTCATCTACCCCGAGGGGCCGAAGGCGCTGCCGCCGGAGCTGGCGTCCGATGGTTGACCGTCTGCACTTCACAGGCGACGAGGCCGCCGACCGGTTCCTGGTCGAGGACCCGTTCGCGCTGCTGGTCGGGTTCGCCTTGGACCAGCGGGTGCCGGTGCCCAAGGCGTTCATGGGCCCGTGGGTGCTGCGAGAGCGACTTGGCTCCTTGGATCCTCGGGTGGTCGCGGAGGCCGACCTCGAGCCCGTGTTCCGGCAGGTGCCCGCGATCCATCGCTTCCCGGGGATGATGGCCAAGCAGGTGCACGCGCTGGCCGTGCACGTGGTCGACGTCTACGACGGTGACGCGGCGGCGGTGTGGCGGTCGGCTTCGACGTCGGAGGAGCTGCGCGCGAACATCGACGGGCTGCCGGGGTTCGGGACGATGAAGGTCAAGGCGCTCGGCTCGGTGCTCTTCAAGCGCTTCGACGTCGCGCTGGCGGAGCCGCTGGTGCCGTGGCACCCCACGTTGGGCGACGTCGACTCCGCCGAGGCGCTGAAGGCCTACCAGACGGCCAAGAAGGCCAACAAGTCGGTCTGGGAGGCGTCGTAGCGGCCGAGCGTCGCGAACGCGCTCTCGCCCGGCTTCTTGCAGTCGCCGTTGGGCTTTGAGCCGTACGCGCAGAAGTGCCGGACGCGCTCGCAGTTGCGCACCCGGTAGTCGTCGCGCTGCCAGCGCGTCTGCGCGTAGTCCTTCTTGCCGGGCCCGCAGTCGATCAGGCCGTGGCCGTAGTAGGCGATGATCCGGTCGTTCCCGGCCCCGCCGTACATGTTGTTCTTGCCGTGGCTGGGATAGATGAAGTCGTTGCCGTCCTCGCCGCGCATCACGTCGGTCTGGTTGGACGGGTTGTCCTTCTCCCAGTCGCCCCACAGCACGTCCTTGCCCGGGCCGCCGTACAGCGTGTCGTCGCCGTGATGGCCGAGCAGCTCGTCGTTGTCCTCGGTGCCGGTCCGCTCGTGGTCGCGGCTGTCCAGGACCTTCCACAGGATGCCGGTGATCTTCGGCCAGCCCTTGTGGCTGACGTTCCCCGTGTCCCCGCCGCCCGGCGTCTGGCGGCCATTGCCCTCACCGCACTGCTCGCCCTGCTTGCTCGGTCCGCAGCGGTCCTCATCTTGGGCTCGCGCCGTGTCCGGGATGAACAGCACAAGCCCAGTGAGGAAGATGAGTGCGAGCCGCATCGGCCGACACTACCCGCTCGCCCGCCAGCACAGGACGCGAAGTGGTGAGAGGGTGATGAGCGGTCCGGTCAGCGGTGTGGTGGCGTACTGCGGGTACTTGGCCTGCAGCGCGGTGCGTGCTGCGTCGCCGAGCTCGCCCACGGTCGCGGTGGCGAGCACTTGGACCCAGGCCAGGCGGGTCCAGTCGTCGGCGTAGCGGTCGACGGTGAGCGTGGCGCGCGGGTCCTGCTGGAGTCGCTTGATCCTTGCGGGCGTGGCCTGCTTCGGCTTCGCGTCGATGGCCGTGACGAGCGTGTCGGCGAGCAGCGCGAACGTCACCGGCTGCACGCGGGGGTGCCCGCCCTCGTCGAGGAGCGCGAGATGGGCGACCGGCGCCGTCTCGAGCAGCTCGGCGCCCCACGCGGGCAGTTCGCTGAGTCGTTGCACGATCGGCACAGTTTCGTCACAAACGCGTCTTGTTTCGTCGCGGCGCCCTGCGCGATCGTGTGCCCATGCTAAGCGACTGGTCACTTCGACGGGCAGAAGCCATCAAACTGACCAGTGGCCTCGACGCCGCCGTCGCGCAGCTCGCAGCCGGCGCATGGGGCGTCGTGTCCGCGTCGGAGTTGCTCGCGCTCGGCATGTCTCGCGACGCGATTCTCACCCGGTTGCGGCGCGGAAACCTGCACCTCCTTCACCGGGGTGTTTACGCCGTAGGCCACCGCAACGTCACCACGGAAGGCCGCTTCCTCGCCGCCGTGAAGGCCTGCGGCCCCGACGCCGTCCTCAGCCACTACGCGGCCGCGTGCCTCTACGGCTGGCTCAGGTACGACGGCCGCCCGATCGACGTGACGGCGCCGGTCAAGCGCAACCGGCCGATGATCAACGCGCACCGGTCCGACCTCGTCGAGCGCGAGCTCTACCGCCAGATCCCCGTCACGCCCCGCGTCCGCACCATCACCGACCTCGCCCGCATCGAGGACGAGCGCACCGTCAAACGCGCTCTGCGCCAGGCCAAGCTCACCGCCGAGGAGCTCGCGCAGCTCCCGACCACCGGGCTCCTCGGCCGCATCGTCGGCCTCAGCGCCGCTCCGACCGCCAGCGGCAACGAGGATTTCGTGCTGGACCTGGTGCTCGAGGCCGGCTTCGAGCACCCGCTCGTCAACGCGCCGTACCCGCTCCCTGGTCGGGTCTACGTCCCCGACCTGTGGTGGCCCGACGTGCGCCTCATCGTCGAGGTCGACAGCCGCGAGTGGCACGAGGCGCCGCTCGACCAGCGCGACGACCTCGAGCGGCAGGCGTGGCTCGAGGCCAACGGCGAGCGCGTGCTGCGGACGACGAAGCCGCAGGTCCGGCGCGATCCAGAGCGGTTCTTCGCGCGTCTGCGTGCTGCCGGCGCGCCCTACACGAGATCGGCGCAGACCCAGTTATGACGGCCGGCGCCACCCGCCCACAGCCGCGCCGCGAGTCGGTCCTGCTCGGCCTTGGACGCCTGGTACGCGTGCGGCGTCGAGCCGCCGAGGCCGCGCCAGGTGTCGGGCATGAACTGGTAGTAGCCGGAGGCGCCCGCGTGGTTGGGCGGCAGGTTCTGGCCGCCGGACTCGCACTGGACGATCGCCCACGGGATCGCCCAGGGGCCGCCCGGGCCGGAGGCGCGCGCGGCGCGGGCGCGGGCGGCGAGCAGGCGGTTGAGCTCGCGCTCGGCCTTGCGGCGGCCGGAGCGCGTGGCCTGCAGCGCGGCCTGGCGCGCCGCGCGGGCGCGCGTGAGCGTGTCGCGGCGCTCGCGCAGGCCGGCGGTGATGTTCGCGAGCGCGTCGCGGCGGCTGCGGACGGCCTTCGCCTCCTGCTGCTGGCGGGCCGCGAGCGTCTCCAGCGCGCGCTGCTCGGTGCCGGCTTCGCCGCGGGCGTCGCGGACGAGGTCGAGCACGCGCGTGTCCGCGCGCTCGACGCGTTTGACGAACGACAGCGTCTGCAGCAGCTGCGGGAAGCCGTCGGCGTGCAGGACGACCGTGACGAAGTCGGGGCGGTCGCTCATGTAGCGCTCCTTGAGCAGCCCGGCGAGCTTCCCGCGCACCTCGGCGAGCCGCTTGCGCAGCCGGTTCACGCGCTGGCGGGCCTGCTTCTCGCGCACCTCCGTGCTCGCGAGCCGGGTCTCGGCCTCGTTGAGCTCCGTCTGGGCGGCGCCGAGCCGGCCCTCCAGGATCGACACCTCGCGCGCGGCCTTGCGCTCGAGCTCGGCGAGCCGGTCCGCCGCGCTCGCCAGCGACCGCTCGCGCGCCTTGCCCGAGCCGATCCGGTCGCGGAGGGTGCCCTCGTCCTGCGCCGCGGCGGACGGGACGAGCAGCAACAGGGCACAGACGATCAACACCAGACGGCGCACGGCCGCTTCAACCTAGAAGGGCACCGGCGTCGCCTCTGCAAGCCCGC is a genomic window containing:
- a CDS encoding cupin domain-containing protein — protein: MSYSVLGGGEAFWRPSNQMGVLNTDLAKQLGVDGFGARLWRLRPGQASTKHRHRLTAELYVVLDGEGRMRVDEDSLVLPRLSAVFVSPDSVRQLFNDGDADVLWLVFGAPGEAANTLEMDEETMAFIYPEGPKALPPELASDG
- a CDS encoding DNA repair protein codes for the protein MVDRLHFTGDEAADRFLVEDPFALLVGFALDQRVPVPKAFMGPWVLRERLGSLDPRVVAEADLEPVFRQVPAIHRFPGMMAKQVHALAVHVVDVYDGDAAAVWRSASTSEELRANIDGLPGFGTMKVKALGSVLFKRFDVALAEPLVPWHPTLGDVDSAEALKAYQTAKKANKSVWEAS
- a CDS encoding calcium-binding protein, whose translation is MRLALIFLTGLVLFIPDTARAQDEDRCGPSKQGEQCGEGNGRQTPGGGDTGNVSHKGWPKITGILWKVLDSRDHERTGTEDNDELLGHHGDDTLYGGPGKDVLWGDWEKDNPSNQTDVMRGEDGNDFIYPSHGKNNMYGGAGNDRIIAYYGHGLIDCGPGKKDYAQTRWQRDDYRVRNCERVRHFCAYGSKPNGDCKKPGESAFATLGRYDASQTDLLAFLAVW
- a CDS encoding pyridoxamine 5'-phosphate oxidase family protein, producing the protein MQRLSELPAWGAELLETAPVAHLALLDEGGHPRVQPVTFALLADTLVTAIDAKPKQATPARIKRLQQDPRATLTVDRYADDWTRLAWVQVLATATVGELGDAARTALQAKYPQYATTPLTGPLITLSPLRVLCWRASG
- a CDS encoding endonuclease domain-containing protein yields the protein MKACGPDAVLSHYAAACLYGWLRYDGRPIDVTAPVKRNRPMINAHRSDLVERELYRQIPVTPRVRTITDLARIEDERTVKRALRQAKLTAEELAQLPTTGLLGRIVGLSAAPTASGNEDFVLDLVLEAGFEHPLVNAPYPLPGRVYVPDLWWPDVRLIVEVDSREWHEAPLDQRDDLERQAWLEANGERVLRTTKPQVRRDPERFFARLRAAGAPYTRSAQTQL
- a CDS encoding transglycosylase family protein; its protein translation is MRRLVLIVCALLLLVPSAAAQDEGTLRDRIGSGKARERSLASAADRLAELERKAAREVSILEGRLGAAQTELNEAETRLASTEVREKQARQRVNRLRKRLAEVRGKLAGLLKERYMSDRPDFVTVVLHADGFPQLLQTLSFVKRVERADTRVLDLVRDARGEAGTEQRALETLAARQQQEAKAVRSRRDALANITAGLRERRDTLTRARAARQAALQATRSGRRKAERELNRLLAARARAARASGPGGPWAIPWAIVQCESGGQNLPPNHAGASGYYQFMPDTWRGLGGSTPHAYQASKAEQDRLAARLWAGGAGRHNWVCADLV